The following are from one region of the Quercus robur chromosome 1, dhQueRobu3.1, whole genome shotgun sequence genome:
- the LOC126688627 gene encoding pleckstrin homology domain-containing protein 1-like, with amino-acid sequence MENLWRAATGQDPSPEDYSGVEFWSNPERSGWLTKQGEYIKTWRRRWFVLKQGKLLWFKDSHVTRSSSPRGVVPVGTCLTVKGAEDVLHKPCAFELSSNQDTMYFIADSEKEKEEWINSIGRSIVQHSRSVTDSEVVDYVSNRS; translated from the coding sequence ATGGAGAATCTATGGCGAGCAGCGACGGGTCAAGACCCGAGCCCAGAGGATTACAGCGGCGTGGAATTCTGGTCGAACCCAGAGCGGTCCGGGTGGCTAACCAAGCAAGGCGAGTACATCAAGACTTGGCGGCGTCGCTGGTTCGTGTTGAAGCAAGGAAAGCTCCTCTGGTTCAAGGACTCTCACGTGACAAGGTCATCGAGTCCACGTGGTGTGGTCCCAGTGGGCACGTGCCTGACGGTGAAGGGAGCCGAGGATGTCCTCCACAAGCCCTGTGCCTTCGAGCTGTCTTCGAATCAAGACACGATGTACTTCATCGCTGACTCCGAGAAAGAGAAGGAGGAGTGGATCAACTCCATCGGACGATCCATTGTCCAACACTCGAGATCCGTCACTGATTCTGAGGTTGTCGATTACGTTAGCAATCGCTCATGA